In a single window of the Sediminicoccus sp. KRV36 genome:
- the glgX gene encoding glycogen debranching protein GlgX: protein MAIPAPGAARLFFCTFDGATETARIALPHRQGDVFHGVIPGIAPGMAYGLRAEGAGFDPDKLLLDPWARALEAPLRLHPTAFGAHAGDSGPHVTRAVVAPPLPATPWTALPPRPDVIYELHVKGFTALHPDIPEAIRGTFAGLAHPAAIAHLTRLGVTLVELLPVAAWVDERHLPPLGLTNYWGYNPIAFLAPDPRLAPGVGNGGGMAEVRAAVTALRAAGIGVILDVVFNHTGEGDALGPTLSLRGLGEPHWYRLGHNESGCGNVLALDRPWPLRLVMDALRHWAEQAGVDGFRLDLATTLGRADAGFDPHAPLLAAMRQDPVLRHRRIIAEPWDIGPDGYQLGRFPPGWGEWNDRFRDDIRRFWRGDGGMLGPLATRLAGSADAFPDRIADSVNFITAHDGFTLADLVAYTQRHNLANGEQGRDGSGENHSWNHGTEGPDPALHARRQADIRALLTTLLTARGTPMLAMGDEGGRSQGGNNNAYAQDNATSWLDWRKLDQDLVDFTGRLIAARRAHPALHATTPLSGTAADDTSLPDVEWRHPEGHALAPEDWSASRALVAVLSEGTDRVLIGVNGGAEPRRLHPPRPRWGFRWQVLADSAASLTAAEIAPRSVLVLTEAPALPPRAEAAEPALLGQLAAAAGIAPHWHDLTGREHEVPEATLRCVLSALQLPAESASQARDSLARRRHRPALPPHVAARADTPTRLHVGEGLPLRLDLHLALEDGSARDFTATIEAEHILLPPLPEGRHVLRWRDALCRITAAPTACFLPVERRRFGITAQSYALRHAQDQGMGDFTAIADLARGAARHGALWLGISPPHALMPLDRERASPYQPSDRRFLEPLLIDVSRLPEAAPDAALFAALRQGDLVDYPSVWAAKRRVLAAAWARFDRGDADFQAFRTRGGAALERFAAFNALSERHGHSDSRRWPAGLRHGRDAGLAGFMAAEADAVGFHFWLQFLADRQMAEAAHAGAGLYRDLAVGMAGDGAEFWAGDTAFLAGVSIGAPPDPLGPLGQIWGVPPPDPLAAEAEGHAGFAALIRANMRHAAALRIDHVLGLKRLFLVPDGASAGEGCYLDQPFAAALGEITLESQRAHCAVVGEDLGTVPDGLREALGAARILSYRVLWFEREGQAFRPAAHYPRLAAACVATHDIPTLAGWWEGTDITEREKLGLLDAAAAADARAERTAERDILLATTGCARPSPEAAAQPGQPTALPAEVTAAIHAYVSATPSLMLLLQAEDLGGERIGVNLPGTDRERPNWRQRMATEAATLCDSPLASAILAAVAERR from the coding sequence GTGGCCATCCCGGCACCCGGCGCGGCCCGGCTGTTCTTCTGCACGTTTGATGGCGCCACAGAGACGGCGCGTATCGCCCTGCCCCATCGCCAGGGCGATGTGTTTCACGGCGTCATCCCCGGCATCGCGCCCGGCATGGCCTATGGGCTGCGCGCGGAAGGGGCGGGGTTTGATCCGGACAAGCTTCTGCTCGACCCCTGGGCGCGCGCGCTGGAAGCGCCGCTGCGCCTGCATCCCACCGCCTTCGGCGCCCATGCCGGCGACAGCGGCCCGCATGTGACCCGCGCGGTGGTGGCGCCCCCCCTGCCCGCCACCCCCTGGACCGCCCTGCCGCCAAGGCCAGACGTCATTTACGAACTCCATGTGAAGGGCTTCACAGCACTTCATCCGGATATTCCCGAGGCCATTCGCGGCACCTTCGCCGGCCTGGCCCACCCCGCCGCCATCGCGCATCTGACGCGCCTTGGTGTCACGCTGGTGGAGCTGCTGCCCGTGGCCGCCTGGGTGGATGAGCGGCATCTGCCGCCGCTCGGCCTCACCAATTACTGGGGCTATAATCCGATCGCTTTCCTCGCACCCGACCCGCGCCTCGCACCCGGGGTCGGGAACGGGGGCGGCATGGCAGAGGTGCGGGCCGCCGTTACCGCGCTGCGGGCCGCCGGCATCGGGGTGATCCTGGATGTGGTGTTCAACCACACGGGTGAGGGCGATGCGCTGGGCCCCACCCTCAGCCTGCGCGGCCTCGGCGAGCCCCACTGGTATCGCCTGGGGCATAATGAAAGCGGCTGCGGCAATGTGCTGGCGCTGGACCGGCCCTGGCCCTTGCGCCTGGTCATGGATGCGCTGCGCCATTGGGCGGAGCAGGCCGGGGTGGATGGCTTCCGGCTGGATCTTGCGACGACCCTGGGCCGGGCGGATGCCGGCTTTGACCCCCATGCCCCGCTCCTGGCAGCCATGCGCCAGGACCCGGTGCTGCGCCATCGCCGCATCATCGCCGAGCCTTGGGATATCGGGCCGGATGGCTATCAGCTGGGCCGCTTCCCCCCCGGCTGGGGCGAGTGGAATGACCGCTTCCGCGACGATATCCGCCGCTTCTGGCGGGGCGATGGCGGCATGCTGGGGCCGCTCGCCACGCGCCTGGCCGGTTCCGCCGATGCCTTCCCGGACCGCATCGCCGACAGCGTGAACTTCATCACCGCGCATGACGGCTTCACCCTGGCGGACCTGGTCGCCTACACGCAGCGCCACAACCTCGCCAATGGCGAGCAAGGGCGGGACGGCTCGGGCGAGAATCATTCCTGGAACCATGGAACGGAAGGGCCGGACCCCGCGCTGCATGCGCGCCGCCAGGCCGATATCCGCGCCTTGCTCACGACGTTGCTGACCGCGCGCGGCACGCCGATGCTGGCCATGGGCGATGAGGGTGGGCGCAGCCAGGGTGGCAACAACAACGCCTATGCCCAGGACAACGCGACCTCCTGGCTGGATTGGCGCAAGCTCGATCAGGACCTGGTGGATTTCACCGGCCGGCTGATCGCGGCTCGGCGCGCGCACCCCGCACTCCACGCCACCACGCCGCTGAGCGGGACGGCCGCTGACGACACAAGCCTGCCCGATGTGGAATGGCGCCATCCGGAGGGCCACGCGCTGGCCCCGGAAGATTGGAGTGCCTCCCGCGCCTTGGTCGCTGTTCTGAGCGAAGGCACGGACCGCGTGCTGATCGGCGTGAATGGCGGCGCCGAACCCCGCCGGCTGCACCCGCCCCGCCCGCGCTGGGGCTTTCGCTGGCAGGTGCTGGCGGATAGCGCCGCCAGCTTGACCGCCGCCGAGATCGCGCCGCGTTCCGTCCTGGTCCTGACCGAGGCCCCGGCCCTGCCGCCCCGCGCGGAGGCCGCGGAGCCTGCCTTGCTCGGCCAGCTCGCCGCCGCTGCGGGCATCGCGCCCCATTGGCATGACCTGACCGGCCGCGAACATGAAGTGCCGGAGGCCACGCTGCGCTGCGTCCTGTCGGCCCTTCAGCTCCCGGCCGAATCCGCCAGCCAGGCGCGCGACAGCCTGGCGCGGCGGCGCCATCGCCCCGCCTTGCCGCCGCATGTCGCAGCCCGCGCCGATACGCCCACGCGGCTGCATGTTGGCGAAGGGCTGCCCCTGCGGCTGGATCTGCATCTGGCCCTGGAAGATGGCAGCGCGCGGGATTTCACCGCCACCATCGAGGCGGAGCACATCCTTCTTCCGCCCCTGCCCGAGGGCCGGCATGTGCTGCGCTGGCGCGATGCGCTCTGCCGCATCACAGCAGCCCCTACAGCCTGCTTCCTGCCGGTGGAACGCCGCCGCTTCGGCATCACCGCGCAAAGCTATGCGCTGCGCCATGCGCAGGACCAGGGCATGGGCGATTTCACCGCCATCGCCGATCTGGCGCGCGGCGCGGCGCGGCATGGCGCGCTCTGGCTCGGCATCAGCCCGCCACATGCGCTGATGCCGCTGGATCGCGAGCGCGCGAGCCCCTACCAGCCATCCGACCGCCGCTTCCTCGAACCCCTGCTGATTGACGTCTCCCGCCTGCCGGAAGCCGCCCCGGATGCGGCGCTTTTTGCCGCCTTGCGGCAGGGTGACCTGGTGGATTACCCCTCGGTCTGGGCCGCCAAGCGCCGTGTGCTCGCCGCCGCCTGGGCGCGGTTTGACCGGGGAGACGCCGATTTCCAGGCCTTCCGCACCCGGGGCGGTGCGGCGCTGGAGCGCTTCGCCGCGTTCAACGCCCTCTCTGAGCGCCACGGCCACAGCGATTCGCGCCGCTGGCCGGCAGGATTGCGCCATGGCCGCGATGCGGGCCTCGCTGGCTTTATGGCCGCCGAGGCCGATGCGGTCGGCTTCCACTTCTGGCTGCAATTCCTGGCCGACCGGCAGATGGCCGAAGCGGCACATGCCGGCGCCGGCCTCTACCGGGATCTGGCGGTGGGCATGGCGGGGGATGGCGCGGAGTTCTGGGCGGGCGACACGGCATTCCTGGCCGGAGTTTCGATCGGCGCCCCGCCCGATCCATTGGGGCCGCTGGGCCAGATCTGGGGTGTGCCGCCGCCCGACCCCCTCGCCGCCGAGGCCGAGGGTCATGCCGGCTTTGCCGCCCTGATCCGGGCCAATATGCGCCACGCGGCAGCGCTGCGGATTGACCATGTGCTGGGGCTGAAGCGGCTGTTCCTGGTCCCGGACGGCGCCAGCGCCGGTGAGGGCTGCTATCTGGACCAGCCCTTCGCGGCCGCGCTCGGCGAGATCACCCTGGAAAGCCAGCGCGCCCATTGCGCCGTGGTGGGCGAGGATCTGGGCACCGTGCCGGATGGCCTGCGCGAGGCCTTGGGCGCGGCGCGCATCCTCTCCTATCGCGTGCTGTGGTTTGAGCGCGAGGGCCAGGCATTCCGCCCCGCCGCGCATTACCCCCGGCTCGCCGCCGCCTGCGTCGCCACGCATGACATCCCGACCCTGGCCGGCTGGTGGGAGGGGACGGATATCACCGAACGAGAGAAGCTGGGCCTGCTGGACGCCGCCGCGGCAGCCGATGCGCGCGCCGAGAGGACAGCGGAACGCGATATCCTGCTGGCAACGACCGGGTGTGCGCGGCCGAGCCCCGAGGCTGCCGCCCAACCCGGCCAGCCGACCGCCTTGCCCGCCGAGGTGACCGCGGCCATCCATGCCTATGTCTCCGCCACGCCCTCCCTCATGCTGCTGCTGCAGGCCGAGGATCTGGGCGGGGAGCGGATTGGGGTCAATCTGCCGGGAACCGATCGGGAGCGGCCCAATTGGCGCCAGCGCATGGCGACCGAGGCGGCGACGCTGTGCGACAGCCCCCTGGCGAGCGCCATCCTTGCGGCTGTCGCGGAACGGCGCTGA
- a CDS encoding tyrosine-protein phosphatase, protein MAWINSLFVDHAFLRISWRNWGVVESGRLYRSNHPLPWQIREAAKRHGIRSMINLRGHRATCGSDALGREAAAELGLVHADQPFESRGAPHKDRLLKLIALYRSLPQPILIHCKSGADRTGLAAGVWHLLQGRGAAAAMAELSLRHGHIAAARTGILDAFFAQYAEAEARGLGFEAWLADEYDEAALRAGFKPQPIAAWFTDSVLRRE, encoded by the coding sequence ATGGCCTGGATCAACTCGCTGTTTGTGGACCACGCCTTCCTGCGCATCTCCTGGCGCAACTGGGGCGTGGTGGAAAGCGGCCGGCTCTACCGCTCCAACCACCCGCTGCCTTGGCAGATCCGCGAGGCGGCCAAGCGCCATGGCATTCGCAGCATGATCAATCTGCGCGGCCACCGCGCCACCTGCGGCTCGGACGCGCTGGGGCGGGAGGCGGCGGCCGAGCTGGGGCTGGTGCATGCCGACCAGCCCTTCGAAAGCCGGGGGGCGCCGCATAAGGACCGGCTGCTGAAGCTGATCGCGCTGTATCGCAGCCTGCCGCAGCCGATCCTGATCCATTGCAAATCGGGCGCGGATCGCACCGGGCTTGCGGCCGGCGTCTGGCATTTGCTGCAGGGGCGCGGCGCTGCCGCCGCCATGGCCGAGCTTTCGCTGCGCCACGGCCATATCGCCGCGGCGCGCACCGGGATCCTCGATGCCTTCTTCGCGCAATACGCCGAGGCCGAGGCGCGTGGGCTGGGCTTCGAGGCCTGGCTGGCCGATGAATATGACGAGGCGGCGCTCAGGGCCGGCTTCAAGCCGCAACCCATCGCCGCCTGGTTCACCGATTCGGTGTTGCGGCGCGAATAG
- a CDS encoding S-(hydroxymethyl)glutathione dehydrogenase/class III alcohol dehydrogenase gives MKSRAAVAWGAGKPLSIEMVEIGGPKPGEVLVEVMATGICHTDAYTLSGADPEGLFPAILGHEGAGIVRELGAGVTSLKVGDHVIPLYTPECRQCKTCTSQRSNLCTAIRGTQGKGVMPDGTSRFRCEGTEVMHYMGCSTFANFTVLPEIALAKVREDAPFEKICYIGCGVTTGIGAVINTAKVWPGATVAVFGLGGIGLNVIQGARMVGADRIIGVDINPGREAMARKFGMTHFVNPDEIGRDKVVQAVQDLTDGGADFSFECVGNTTLMRQALECTHRGWGTSIIVGVAASGQEISTRPFQLVTGRNWRGTAFGGARGRTDVPKIVDWYMEGKIEIDSLITHVMPLEKINDAFDLMHKGESIRSVVVY, from the coding sequence ATGAAGTCACGCGCGGCGGTTGCCTGGGGGGCGGGCAAGCCTCTCTCCATCGAAATGGTCGAGATCGGCGGTCCCAAGCCTGGCGAAGTCCTGGTCGAGGTGATGGCGACCGGCATCTGCCACACCGATGCCTACACGCTCTCCGGTGCCGACCCCGAGGGGCTGTTCCCCGCCATTCTGGGCCATGAGGGCGCAGGCATCGTGCGCGAACTGGGTGCGGGCGTCACCTCGCTGAAGGTGGGTGACCATGTGATCCCGCTCTACACGCCCGAATGCCGGCAGTGCAAAACATGCACCTCACAGCGCAGCAACCTGTGCACCGCCATTCGCGGCACGCAGGGCAAGGGTGTCATGCCCGACGGCACCTCGCGCTTCCGCTGCGAAGGCACCGAGGTGATGCATTACATGGGCTGCTCCACCTTCGCGAATTTCACCGTCCTGCCCGAGATCGCCTTGGCCAAGGTGCGCGAGGACGCCCCCTTCGAGAAGATCTGCTACATCGGCTGCGGCGTCACCACGGGCATCGGCGCCGTCATCAACACGGCCAAGGTCTGGCCGGGGGCGACGGTTGCGGTGTTTGGGCTGGGGGGCATCGGCCTGAACGTGATCCAGGGGGCCCGGATGGTGGGCGCCGACCGGATCATCGGCGTGGATATCAATCCGGGCCGCGAGGCGATGGCCCGCAAATTCGGCATGACGCATTTCGTGAACCCCGATGAGATCGGCCGCGACAAGGTGGTCCAGGCGGTGCAGGACCTGACCGATGGCGGGGCCGATTTCAGCTTCGAATGCGTGGGCAACACCACGTTGATGCGCCAGGCGCTGGAATGCACGCATCGCGGCTGGGGCACCTCGATCATCGTGGGCGTGGCGGCTTCGGGGCAGGAGATTTCGACGCGGCCCTTCCAGCTCGTCACCGGGCGGAACTGGCGCGGCACGGCCTTTGGCGGCGCGCGCGGCCGCACCGATGTGCCCAAGATCGTGGATTGGTACATGGAGGGGAAGATCGAGATCGACTCGCTCATCACCCACGTCATGCCGCTCGAAAAAATCAACGACGCCTTCGACCTGATGCACAAGGGCGAGAGCATCCGGAGCGTCGTGGTGTATTGA
- a CDS encoding tripartite tricarboxylate transporter substrate binding protein, with amino-acid sequence MTTRRILLAAGLATPALLPAASHAQSAWPERPVRVIVPWPPGGSTDVLCRLMCERLQAITGQTFIIENRPGAGGNIGADAVSKATPDGYTMGPLTLTVWSIAPYLYARLPFDPDKDFQPVSLHWELPNVLVVSAAHTPSRTAQEFVSYAKARANGASYGSPGVGTTAHLCGSLFAARNGIDGVHVPFRGAAQTIPAMLSGDVTFAIDNLASYVPVIQEGRMRALAVTSAARHPALPDVPTMAEAGIPNFTVQSWCAFGMPAGVPAPIVARASALMQQVANEPATKERFLRTGAHAIGSSPDGVWERARRERPLWQEMVRISGARLE; translated from the coding sequence ATGACCACCCGCCGCATTCTCCTGGCCGCTGGCCTTGCCACGCCCGCCCTGCTGCCGGCCGCCAGCCACGCACAATCCGCCTGGCCGGAGCGGCCGGTGCGGGTCATCGTGCCCTGGCCGCCGGGTGGCAGCACGGATGTGCTGTGCCGCCTGATGTGCGAGCGCCTGCAGGCGATCACCGGCCAAACCTTCATCATCGAGAATCGGCCCGGCGCCGGGGGCAATATCGGGGCCGATGCGGTCTCCAAGGCGACGCCCGATGGCTACACCATGGGCCCGCTGACGCTGACCGTCTGGTCCATCGCGCCGTATCTCTACGCCCGCCTGCCCTTTGACCCGGACAAGGATTTCCAGCCGGTTTCGCTGCATTGGGAACTGCCCAATGTCCTGGTGGTTTCAGCGGCGCACACCCCCTCGCGCACGGCGCAGGAATTCGTCAGCTACGCCAAGGCGCGCGCCAATGGCGCCTCCTATGGCTCGCCCGGCGTGGGCACCACGGCGCATCTCTGTGGCTCGCTCTTTGCGGCCCGCAACGGGATTGACGGCGTGCACGTCCCCTTCCGTGGCGCGGCGCAGACCATCCCGGCCATGCTTTCGGGCGATGTGACCTTCGCGATCGACAATCTGGCCAGCTACGTGCCGGTGATCCAGGAGGGGCGGATGCGGGCCCTGGCCGTGACCAGCGCGGCCCGCCACCCGGCACTGCCCGATGTGCCGACCATGGCCGAGGCGGGCATCCCGAACTTCACCGTCCAGTCCTGGTGCGCCTTCGGCATGCCGGCCGGCGTGCCGGCCCCCATCGTCGCCCGGGCCAGCGCGCTGATGCAGCAGGTGGCCAATGAGCCTGCCACGAAGGAGCGCTTTCTGCGCACCGGCGCGCATGCCATCGGCTCCTCGCCGGATGGCGTCTGGGAGCGTGCGCGCCGCGAGCGCCCGCTCTGGCAGGAGATGGTGCGGATCTCCGGCGCCCGTCTGGAGTAG
- a CDS encoding deoxyguanosinetriphosphate triphosphohydrolase, translated as MHPSLAPWAVSSTRGRLHAEPEDLNRSPWQRDRDRIIHSRAFRRLQYKTQVFVFHEGDHFRTRLTHSIEVAQIARSLARRLRLDEDLAEALALAHDLGHPPFGHAGEEALDTAMRPHGGFDHNAQSLKHVTLLERRYAGFDGLNLTWETLEGLAKHNGPARRPATYLREYNALHDLELTSHASAEAQVAAIADDIAYNNHDLEDGIRAGLFALEEVAALPMPGAALAAARAAHPAMPAGREAPEMVRRVIAAMIGDVVAEATRRITELAPRSAADIRAAPGPVVGFSPEMARANADVRAFLFERMYRHFRVNRATQKSKRALQVLFQLLHGGTQMLPDEWRIRAGEAGTPAAAEVVCDYIAGMTDRFALEEHRRLTDPHVGG; from the coding sequence ATGCATCCTTCGCTTGCCCCCTGGGCTGTGTCCTCCACCCGCGGCCGCCTCCATGCCGAGCCGGAGGACCTCAATCGCAGCCCCTGGCAGCGCGACCGGGACCGCATCATCCATTCGCGCGCCTTTCGCCGCCTGCAATACAAGACGCAGGTCTTCGTCTTTCATGAGGGCGATCATTTCCGCACCCGCCTGACCCACAGCATCGAGGTCGCGCAGATCGCCCGCAGCCTGGCCCGGCGCCTCAGGCTGGATGAGGATCTGGCCGAGGCGCTGGCCCTCGCCCATGACCTCGGCCACCCGCCCTTCGGCCATGCGGGGGAGGAGGCGCTGGACACCGCGATGCGCCCGCATGGCGGCTTCGACCATAACGCGCAGAGCCTGAAGCACGTCACGCTGCTGGAACGGCGCTATGCCGGCTTTGACGGGCTGAATCTGACCTGGGAGACGCTGGAGGGGCTGGCCAAGCACAATGGCCCGGCCCGGCGCCCGGCGACCTATCTGCGCGAATACAACGCCCTGCATGATCTGGAACTGACCAGCCATGCCAGCGCCGAGGCCCAGGTGGCGGCCATCGCCGATGACATCGCCTATAACAATCACGACCTGGAGGATGGCATCCGGGCCGGGCTTTTCGCGCTGGAGGAGGTGGCCGCACTCCCCATGCCCGGCGCCGCGCTGGCAGCCGCCCGGGCGGCGCATCCGGCCATGCCCGCGGGCCGCGAAGCACCCGAGATGGTGCGGCGGGTGATCGCCGCGATGATCGGCGATGTGGTGGCCGAAGCCACGCGGCGGATCACCGAGCTGGCGCCTAGATCCGCGGCGGATATCCGCGCGGCCCCGGGCCCGGTGGTGGGTTTCAGCCCCGAAATGGCCCGCGCCAATGCAGATGTCCGCGCCTTCCTGTTCGAGCGGATGTACCGGCATTTCCGGGTGAACCGGGCCACGCAGAAATCCAAGCGCGCGCTTCAGGTGCTTTTCCAGCTGCTGCATGGCGGCACCCAGATGCTGCCCGATGAATGGCGGATCCGGGCGGGGGAGGCGGGCACTCCGGCCGCGGCGGAAGTCGTCTGCGACTACATCGCCGGCATGACCGACCGATTCGCGCTGGAGGAACATCGCCGCCTGACCGACCCGCATGTGGGCGGGTAG
- a CDS encoding iron-sulfur cluster assembly accessory protein yields the protein MPDGTLARAFHVTPRAAEEVAAIATREGRPEAGLRVTVSAGGCSGLQYGFALEDTAAEDDLVVTVGATRVFVDGVSLDFLDGSQLDWHEALIGSHFVVRNPQAVSGCGCGVSFAVA from the coding sequence ATGCCCGACGGCACCCTCGCCCGCGCCTTTCACGTCACCCCCCGCGCCGCGGAGGAGGTCGCCGCCATCGCCACGCGCGAGGGGCGGCCCGAAGCGGGGCTGCGCGTCACCGTCTCGGCCGGCGGCTGTTCGGGGCTGCAATATGGCTTCGCCCTGGAAGACACCGCGGCGGAGGATGACCTGGTCGTGACCGTCGGTGCGACCCGGGTTTTTGTGGATGGCGTCTCGCTCGATTTCCTGGATGGCTCGCAGCTGGACTGGCATGAGGCGCTGATCGGCTCGCATTTCGTGGTGCGCAACCCGCAGGCGGTCAGCGGCTGCGGCTGCGGCGTCAGCTTCGCGGTGGCCTGA
- a CDS encoding exodeoxyribonuclease III has product MRLASFNVNSIRRRVPHLARFLARHEPDLVFLQELKCKTEEFPALELAGTGYRIHAVGQPGGRNGVAVLGRVDFDILNEALPGEPEDSHARFLAVRAGGMVAAGIYLPNGNSGGAEGMAYKWRWMDRLRLWAAAHLDAFTPLAILGDFNVCPTERDLASGALPPLDALVHPESRARWRAMEHLGLTDALRALHPQDAPYTYWDYGAAFETNRGLRIDHALLSAELAERLALCGVDVAARAEDQPSDHAPVWLDLAD; this is encoded by the coding sequence ATGCGCCTCGCCAGCTTCAATGTGAATTCGATCCGCCGCCGGGTGCCGCATCTGGCGCGCTTCCTCGCGCGGCATGAGCCGGACCTCGTCTTCCTGCAGGAATTGAAGTGCAAGACGGAGGAATTCCCGGCCCTTGAACTGGCCGGCACCGGCTACCGCATCCATGCCGTCGGCCAGCCGGGCGGGCGCAATGGCGTGGCGGTGCTGGGCCGCGTCGATTTCGACATCCTGAACGAAGCCCTGCCCGGCGAGCCGGAGGACAGCCATGCCCGATTCCTGGCGGTGCGGGCCGGCGGGATGGTGGCCGCGGGCATCTACCTCCCCAACGGCAATAGCGGCGGCGCCGAGGGCATGGCCTATAAATGGCGCTGGATGGACCGGCTGCGCCTCTGGGCCGCGGCGCATCTGGACGCCTTCACGCCGCTTGCCATCCTCGGCGATTTCAATGTCTGCCCGACCGAGCGGGACCTCGCATCCGGCGCCCTGCCGCCGCTGGATGCGCTGGTGCATCCTGAAAGCCGCGCCCGCTGGCGTGCCATGGAACATCTGGGCCTGACCGATGCGCTGCGCGCGCTGCACCCGCAGGACGCGCCCTACACCTATTGGGATTATGGCGCGGCCTTCGAGACCAATCGCGGCTTGCGGATTGACCATGCGCTGCTCTCGGCGGAACTGGCCGAGCGGCTGGCGCTGTGCGGCGTGGATGTCGCGGCGCGGGCGGAGGACCAGCCCTCGGATCACGCGCCGGTCTGGCTGGACCTCGCGGACTGA
- the ltnD gene encoding L-threonate dehydrogenase has protein sequence MRCAVIGLGSMGGGAAASALRAGLDVTGVDPSEAARAAFGNRAVARGADLAEGQAAVLVLTVNAAQAERALFGTEGAAQRLAPGGVVICSATMAPGDAKRLAAEAAALGLLYLDAPVSGGAVAAREGRMTVMASGSEAAFAAAAPMLDAVAGKVWNLGAEPGQGAAMKVVHQLLAGVHIAAAAEAMALALRAGLDPHTVYGVVNGAAGASWMFRNRMAHVLAGDDTPLSAGDIFVKDLGLVEAMARESALPVPLAAQALQLFVAQRALGQGGRDDAFVLRVWQAIAGFALPGEPGGAEARLPTE, from the coding sequence ATGCGATGTGCGGTGATCGGCTTGGGCAGCATGGGCGGCGGTGCGGCCGCGAGTGCCCTGCGCGCAGGCCTGGACGTGACCGGCGTGGACCCGAGCGAGGCCGCGCGGGCGGCATTCGGCAATCGGGCCGTGGCGCGCGGCGCTGACCTGGCGGAGGGCCAGGCGGCGGTGCTGGTGCTGACGGTGAATGCCGCCCAGGCCGAGCGCGCCCTGTTCGGCACCGAGGGCGCTGCCCAGCGCCTGGCTCCGGGTGGGGTTGTGATCTGTTCGGCCACCATGGCGCCCGGCGATGCGAAGCGCCTGGCGGCCGAGGCCGCAGCGTTGGGATTGCTCTACCTGGATGCGCCGGTATCGGGCGGTGCGGTTGCCGCGCGGGAAGGGCGGATGACGGTGATGGCCAGCGGCAGCGAGGCCGCGTTCGCAGCCGCCGCGCCGATGCTCGATGCGGTGGCCGGCAAGGTCTGGAACCTGGGTGCCGAGCCAGGGCAGGGGGCGGCCATGAAGGTGGTGCACCAGCTGCTGGCCGGCGTTCACATCGCCGCCGCGGCCGAGGCCATGGCCCTGGCGCTGCGGGCGGGGCTGGACCCGCATACGGTCTATGGCGTGGTGAATGGCGCGGCGGGCGCCTCCTGGATGTTCCGGAACCGCATGGCGCATGTGCTGGCCGGCGATGACACGCCGCTCAGCGCCGGCGACATCTTCGTGAAGGATCTGGGGCTGGTGGAGGCCATGGCCCGCGAATCGGCTCTGCCGGTGCCGCTGGCCGCCCAGGCCCTGCAGCTTTTTGTGGCGCAGCGGGCGCTGGGCCAGGGCGGCCGGGATGATGCCTTCGTGCTGCGGGTCTGGCAGGCCATCGCGGGCTTCGCGCTGCCGGGCGAGCCGGGCGGGGCGGAGGCGCGGCTGCCCACGGAGTGA